Proteins encoded by one window of Acetivibrio thermocellus ATCC 27405:
- a CDS encoding M56 family metallopeptidase — MLSEMFYWLFNMSISASVAGIVVLLLRRIKKLPRRLVHILWVIPFIRMWIPVGIRSKYSLMTLISKFTTKSVVLYDGTLDFSFTNYIMAADNYFPVTYKEDMLENLFSIASVVWIIVAVALSLIFAILYVLAKSELKDASLLRDNIYVSDKITSPAAYGVFRPKIVVPKGYELRNLHYIVAHESAHIYRKDNLWRIIAVISASVHWFNPLIWLFLKKFLEDTELACDEQVLANCGEDEKKAYAMALVDCAESMGVFASPFGGAKIRVRIDRILSYRKLSIISIASLTAFAVAIGYVLLTNAS, encoded by the coding sequence TTGCTTTCGGAAATGTTTTATTGGCTTTTTAACATGAGTATATCGGCGTCTGTTGCAGGTATTGTTGTTCTGCTTTTAAGGAGAATAAAAAAGCTGCCGAGGCGTCTGGTACATATACTATGGGTAATTCCTTTTATCAGAATGTGGATTCCGGTGGGGATTCGAAGTAAATACAGTTTAATGACTTTGATTTCAAAGTTTACTACAAAAAGTGTAGTTCTGTATGACGGAACTTTGGATTTTAGTTTTACAAACTATATTATGGCTGCAGACAATTACTTTCCTGTTACCTATAAGGAAGATATGCTTGAAAACTTATTCAGTATTGCATCGGTAGTTTGGATTATTGTTGCTGTTGCTCTGTCATTGATTTTCGCAATACTTTATGTTCTTGCAAAATCTGAGTTGAAAGATGCCTCTCTTTTACGGGATAATATTTATGTTTCAGACAAAATAACTTCACCGGCTGCATACGGTGTTTTCCGTCCTAAGATTGTTGTTCCCAAAGGTTATGAGTTACGAAATCTACATTATATTGTGGCCCATGAATCGGCCCATATTTACCGCAAGGATAATCTGTGGCGTATCATTGCCGTTATCTCTGCTTCTGTTCATTGGTTCAATCCTTTGATTTGGTTGTTTTTAAAAAAGTTTTTGGAAGATACGGAACTTGCCTGTGATGAGCAGGTGTTGGCGAATTGTGGCGAAGATGAGAAGAAAGCTTATGCAATGGCTCTTGTTGATTGTGCGGAAAGCATGGGTGTTTTTGCCTCACCGTTCGGTGGAGCAAAAATACGGGTGCGTATTGACCGTATTTTGTCTTACAGGAAGCTGTCAATTATTTCGATTGCAAGTTTGACGGCATTTGCTGTTGCAATAGGGTATGTGCTTTTAACGAATGCTTCTTAA